In the Pseudokineococcus lusitanus genome, one interval contains:
- a CDS encoding sulfurtransferase, translated as EDGRFKGRAELEAIYTGEKGLQPGDDVIAYCRIGERSSHTWFVLTHLLGFDKVRNYDGSWTEWGNAVRVPITTGTEPGEAPRR; from the coding sequence GAGGACGGCCGGTTCAAGGGCCGCGCCGAGCTCGAGGCGATCTACACCGGCGAGAAGGGCCTTCAGCCCGGCGACGACGTCATCGCCTACTGCCGGATCGGGGAGCGGTCCTCCCACACCTGGTTCGTCCTGACGCACCTGCTGGGGTTCGACAAGGTGCGCAACTACGACGGGTCCTGGACCGAGTGGGGCAACGCCGTCCGCGTGCCCATCACCACCGGAACCGAGCCCGGCGAGGCGCCGCGGCGATGA